A genomic region of Klebsiella sp. RIT-PI-d contains the following coding sequences:
- a CDS encoding glycoside hydrolase family 1 protein, which yields MIFNEDFLWGGAVSANQCEGAYNIGGKGLSIQDLMPKGIMGPMTKEPTPDNLKLEGIDFYHRYKDDIRLLAEMGFKVFRFSIAWSRIYPNGDDSVPNEEGLAFYDSLFDECKKYGIEPLVTISHYETPYNLALKYNGWASRELVGFYVKYATTLFTRYKSKVKYWLTFNEINSVLHHPLMSGGIMTPMSELSKQDLYQAVHHELVASALATKAGKEIIPDAQFGCMILSMPIYPLSPKPEDVISVMEAEHMNDFFGDVHVRGKYPSYMKRFFRENDITIHFAPGDKKSLLNTVDFVSFSYYVSVCETADKSISAGEGNLIGGVPNPYLKASEWGWQIDPRGLRLVLNRFYDRYQKPLFVVENGLGAVDQLIKNENGDYTVDDDYRISYIHDHLVQIGEAIKDGVPVMGYTCWGCIDLVSAATAQLSKRYGLIYVDRNNDGSGTFNRYRKKSFYWYKDVISSNGESLTSKNNK from the coding sequence ATGATTTTTAATGAAGATTTTCTTTGGGGTGGAGCTGTTTCTGCGAACCAATGTGAAGGTGCTTATAATATTGGTGGCAAGGGGTTAAGTATTCAGGATCTGATGCCAAAAGGCATTATGGGTCCGATGACAAAAGAACCGACTCCAGACAATCTCAAACTTGAGGGGATCGATTTCTATCATCGATACAAAGATGATATTAGACTTTTAGCTGAGATGGGATTCAAAGTATTCCGTTTTTCGATTGCATGGTCACGCATTTATCCAAACGGCGATGACAGCGTGCCAAATGAAGAAGGTCTGGCATTTTATGATAGTCTCTTCGATGAGTGTAAAAAATATGGAATTGAGCCTCTTGTCACTATTTCACATTATGAGACGCCTTATAACCTGGCTCTAAAATATAATGGTTGGGCATCAAGAGAGCTTGTTGGCTTCTACGTTAAGTATGCCACTACCTTGTTTACCCGCTATAAATCGAAAGTGAAGTACTGGCTAACATTCAATGAAATAAACTCAGTACTTCATCATCCTTTGATGAGCGGCGGTATCATGACACCAATGTCTGAGTTAAGTAAACAAGACCTTTATCAGGCAGTCCATCACGAACTTGTTGCAAGTGCACTTGCGACAAAAGCGGGTAAAGAGATCATTCCAGATGCTCAATTTGGTTGTATGATTCTGAGTATGCCGATTTATCCTCTGTCACCAAAACCTGAAGATGTAATTTCAGTTATGGAGGCAGAACATATGAATGATTTCTTCGGAGACGTCCATGTAAGAGGAAAATACCCCTCTTATATGAAACGTTTCTTCAGAGAAAACGATATCACTATCCACTTCGCTCCAGGTGATAAAAAATCTCTACTGAATACCGTCGATTTTGTTTCTTTTAGCTATTACGTTAGTGTTTGCGAAACGGCGGATAAATCCATTTCTGCAGGAGAAGGTAATCTTATCGGTGGCGTGCCTAATCCTTATCTGAAGGCGAGCGAGTGGGGATGGCAAATCGATCCACGAGGTTTGCGACTTGTTCTCAACCGTTTTTACGATCGCTACCAAAAGCCTCTTTTTGTTGTCGAAAACGGGTTGGGTGCTGTAGATCAATTAATTAAAAATGAGAACGGTGACTACACTGTAGATGATGATTACAGGATTAGTTACATACATGATCATCTTGTACAAATTGGTGAAGCTATTAAGGATGGTGTACCCGTAATGGGTTATACCTGTTGGGGTTGTATTGATCTTGTAAGTGCTGCAACCGCCCAATTAAGTAAACGCTATGGCCTGATTTATGTTGATCGAAACAATGATGGGTCCGGAACCTTCAATCGATATCGTAAAAAGTCTTTCTACTGGTATAAAGATGTTATTTCCTCCAACGGTGAGTCTTTAACTAGTAAAAATAACAAATAA
- a CDS encoding beta-glucoside-specific PTS transporter subunit IIABC has protein sequence MNYNEIAEKIVNELGGRNNIDNVYNCMTRLRFELKDESLANDSNIKSITGIAGVVRQGGQIQLVIGKEVVNFFNAVQKITGPGTGNSSKVKVAKSGNIAIRTLTGAVDIIASSMTPIIPALIGAGIIQMMVILLGFFFDQDSSTLKFLSIISNSAFYFMPIFIAYAISRKFNASPVLAAVVTAVLLNPQFIDIMNLAKTSEVTFLGVPVMSAQYASTVIPAILIAWIVSCATRLVDRITPAMTKTFLNPALIILISAPIAFTVIGPVGTFLATGLASGVELMQSHLNLLTMVILATFMPFIVMTGLHWAFTPIVLGSLASGQGDSLILPIMLVINMAQGAASIAVGIKSRNSQLKQTSLAAGFTCVFSGLTEPCMYGVNLPLKKPMLAACIASGITGLFICLVKLKSFAFGISSLVALPMFINPTDHTNIIYAVSAAAMVIVLTMALTFILGFEDPVDEKKGQSDLPTQGKIDKRETIIVSSVENNEQVIKSPVAGKIIPLLEVNDLTFSTEALGKGVGIVVDEGRVYAPFDGTVLSIFPTNHAIGLSSKSGVELLIHIGIDTVKLNGSGFKSYVKNGDTINQGDLLIEFDLEHIKSLGYDTTTVVVVVNSDNYIQVESSSESVIQPSQPLLLLV, from the coding sequence ATGAATTATAACGAAATAGCCGAGAAGATTGTTAATGAACTCGGCGGCCGTAATAATATCGATAACGTGTATAACTGCATGACCCGGCTTAGATTTGAGCTTAAAGATGAGAGCCTTGCAAATGATTCCAACATCAAGTCAATTACTGGAATTGCAGGTGTTGTACGTCAGGGAGGCCAAATTCAATTAGTCATCGGTAAGGAGGTTGTGAATTTCTTTAACGCAGTTCAAAAAATAACTGGACCAGGGACGGGAAATTCGAGCAAAGTAAAAGTAGCCAAAAGTGGGAATATTGCTATTCGGACCCTTACCGGGGCAGTTGACATTATTGCTTCATCAATGACCCCAATAATTCCCGCACTGATTGGTGCCGGGATCATTCAGATGATGGTCATATTATTAGGGTTCTTCTTTGATCAGGATAGCTCTACTCTTAAGTTCTTATCGATTATCAGCAACTCTGCATTTTATTTCATGCCGATTTTCATTGCTTATGCTATTTCAAGAAAATTCAATGCCAGTCCAGTTCTGGCCGCCGTTGTTACCGCAGTACTGTTAAATCCACAGTTCATTGACATTATGAATCTGGCTAAAACCAGTGAAGTAACATTCCTTGGTGTACCTGTGATGTCAGCTCAGTATGCCTCTACAGTAATCCCTGCAATACTCATTGCCTGGATCGTATCCTGTGCCACCAGGTTGGTAGACCGCATAACTCCTGCGATGACCAAAACCTTTCTAAACCCTGCGCTGATCATTCTAATTTCTGCGCCAATTGCCTTTACAGTTATAGGACCTGTAGGCACATTCCTGGCAACTGGTCTGGCGTCAGGTGTGGAGTTAATGCAATCTCACTTGAACCTCTTAACAATGGTTATCCTGGCCACGTTTATGCCGTTCATTGTAATGACTGGCTTACATTGGGCATTTACACCAATTGTTCTGGGATCTCTTGCTTCGGGTCAGGGTGACAGCCTTATCTTACCAATTATGCTTGTAATTAATATGGCTCAGGGCGCAGCCAGCATTGCTGTGGGTATTAAAAGTCGTAACTCACAACTTAAACAAACCTCACTTGCTGCCGGTTTCACGTGTGTATTCTCAGGTTTGACAGAACCATGTATGTACGGTGTCAACTTACCTCTTAAAAAACCAATGTTAGCAGCGTGCATAGCTTCTGGGATTACCGGCTTATTCATTTGCTTAGTGAAATTAAAATCATTTGCTTTTGGTATTTCTTCCCTTGTTGCATTGCCAATGTTTATCAACCCAACGGACCACACCAATATCATCTATGCAGTTTCAGCAGCTGCAATGGTCATCGTGCTGACAATGGCACTGACCTTTATTCTTGGATTTGAAGATCCAGTCGATGAAAAAAAAGGTCAATCCGATTTACCAACTCAAGGTAAAATTGATAAACGAGAAACTATCATAGTATCTTCTGTTGAAAACAATGAACAAGTAATAAAATCTCCAGTCGCCGGCAAAATAATTCCACTTTTAGAAGTCAATGATCTTACTTTTTCAACGGAAGCTTTGGGTAAAGGCGTCGGTATTGTAGTTGATGAAGGTCGTGTCTATGCTCCGTTCGATGGAACAGTTCTTTCCATTTTCCCTACTAATCATGCAATCGGCCTATCCTCTAAGTCAGGTGTCGAATTATTGATTCATATCGGCATCGATACAGTAAAGCTTAATGGGTCGGGATTTAAGTCTTATGTAAAAAATGGAGACACTATAAATCAGGGTGATCTATTAATTGAATTTGATCTTGAACATATCAAGTCACTTGGGTACGACACAACTACAGTTGTTGTAGTGGTTAATTCAGATAATTACATTCAGGTTGAGTCTTCTTCTGAATCTGTTATTCAGCCATCTCAGCCACTTTTATTACTGGTATAA
- the licT gene encoding BglG family transcription antiterminator LicT: MRVAKVINNNQVICIDKNDKECIAIGKGLGFGVNPGHEIDTGKIEKLFSMMDDNTHSKFRKLVTEIPIEHVTLADEIISYVKCSLGKPLNDNIYLSLTDHLNFAIERIKKGHILSNPLLWETKRFYHHEFKLGLIALDLVYQKTGIKLPEDEAAFIALHIVNAETGVTFDETVKVTHLIQDVLNIIKYHFNIIFDEQDLDYNRFLTHLRFFMQRLNENKTYANKENSFYKLLRSEYPSEYSCAEKIKTYILNGYNHEMTEEETMYLVVHINRLIKSDN, from the coding sequence ATGCGCGTTGCTAAAGTAATAAATAACAACCAGGTCATTTGCATAGATAAAAATGATAAAGAATGTATTGCTATCGGCAAAGGACTGGGCTTTGGTGTCAACCCTGGTCACGAGATTGACACAGGGAAAATCGAAAAATTATTTTCTATGATGGATGACAATACTCATTCAAAATTCAGGAAACTAGTCACTGAGATACCCATTGAACATGTTACCTTAGCCGATGAAATCATCAGTTATGTCAAATGCTCTCTTGGAAAACCTCTTAATGACAATATTTATCTATCCTTAACCGATCATCTTAACTTTGCAATAGAACGTATCAAAAAAGGTCATATTCTCAGCAACCCACTTTTATGGGAAACAAAACGATTTTATCACCACGAATTCAAATTAGGACTTATTGCTCTTGACTTAGTATACCAAAAAACTGGTATCAAGTTACCTGAAGATGAGGCTGCATTCATTGCACTGCATATCGTTAATGCGGAAACGGGCGTAACTTTTGATGAAACAGTTAAAGTGACTCATTTAATTCAGGATGTTCTTAATATAATAAAATATCATTTCAACATCATATTTGATGAACAAGATCTGGATTACAATAGGTTTTTAACGCACCTTCGTTTTTTCATGCAACGGCTCAACGAAAATAAAACTTATGCAAATAAAGAGAATTCATTCTATAAGCTATTGCGTAGTGAATACCCAAGCGAATACTCATGTGCTGAAAAAATAAAAACTTATATACTTAATGGTTATAACCATGAAATGACTGAAGAAGAAACTATGTACCTCGTAGTTCATATTAACAGGCTTATAAAATCTGATAACTGA
- a CDS encoding MFS transporter, translating to MNYQTESINEVKVVPPSGLLPAMLALGAGGLCIGTGEFAPMSLLPDLAAGTSVTIPAAGAYISSYAAGVVIGAPTLAVIAARWPRKTLLIILLVIAVIGYALSAIAWNYPSLMVARFISGLPHGAWYGVAALVAASMVPEHQKARYIAYVMLGLGVANVAGVPLVTWAGQEIGWRMSFILVCIGIVLTGIMVSLFVSKIPPVKSASPLKELTALRSPQVLMAFGVASVGFAGMFAVYSFITPALTEITGFNLKQVPWILVLWGLGMVTGNIIGGRLADRALIPSIYGMIVWNIVFLALFSLLAQWKATALFTMFMLGNGFALVPALQAHMMNIAGEAQTLASSLTHSAFNISNALGASFGGLAITYGGSWVSTGWVGVGFSLIGLAMMFLSVKLISKVKNQNQP from the coding sequence ATGAATTATCAGACTGAAAGTATCAATGAAGTCAAAGTTGTTCCACCTTCAGGACTTTTGCCAGCTATGCTCGCATTAGGTGCCGGTGGGCTTTGTATTGGAACAGGTGAATTTGCACCTATGAGTCTTTTACCTGATCTGGCTGCAGGTACCTCAGTAACGATACCTGCAGCAGGGGCTTACATAAGTTCTTATGCTGCCGGTGTTGTTATTGGAGCCCCCACTCTAGCTGTAATTGCAGCACGATGGCCACGCAAAACGTTACTGATAATTTTATTGGTCATCGCTGTAATTGGATACGCCCTGAGCGCGATTGCATGGAACTACCCCTCTTTGATGGTAGCTAGATTTATTTCCGGTTTGCCTCACGGTGCCTGGTATGGCGTAGCTGCTTTAGTTGCAGCATCAATGGTGCCTGAACACCAGAAGGCCAGGTATATTGCTTATGTAATGCTAGGACTTGGTGTGGCAAATGTCGCGGGTGTCCCATTGGTAACCTGGGCCGGACAGGAGATCGGATGGCGTATGTCCTTTATTCTGGTTTGTATTGGTATAGTACTTACCGGGATTATGGTATCGCTTTTTGTATCGAAGATCCCTCCAGTAAAAAGTGCATCGCCTCTTAAGGAGTTAACCGCCCTGCGAAGTCCTCAAGTATTGATGGCTTTTGGTGTTGCATCAGTGGGCTTTGCTGGTATGTTTGCTGTCTATAGCTTTATCACCCCTGCTCTTACAGAGATTACTGGTTTTAATCTTAAGCAAGTCCCGTGGATCCTTGTTTTATGGGGTTTAGGAATGGTAACCGGAAATATTATTGGAGGCAGACTGGCTGACAGAGCTCTCATTCCTTCAATATATGGAATGATCGTGTGGAATATAGTGTTCCTTGCTTTATTTTCTCTGTTAGCACAATGGAAAGCTACTGCACTATTTACCATGTTCATGCTTGGTAATGGATTCGCACTGGTACCGGCGCTTCAGGCTCACATGATGAATATTGCAGGAGAGGCTCAGACTCTTGCGTCTTCGTTAACTCATAGCGCTTTTAATATATCCAATGCTTTGGGGGCATCATTTGGTGGGCTAGCTATCACCTATGGTGGTTCGTGGGTATCGACAGGATGGGTAGGAGTTGGATTCTCACTAATAGGCCTCGCCATGATGTTTTTATCTGTTAAGTTGATAAGTAAAGTAAAAAACCAGAATCAACCTTAA
- a CDS encoding SDR family oxidoreductase, with protein sequence MPLNKETVTIITGASSGIGEATARKLAKSGSRIILAARNEDKLKKIADEINANGGHAEFRVTDVTNIKDVIQLSEGIKKRYGRIDHLINNAGLMLFSDWADIAVDDWNKMIDTNIHGYLNAIAATLPVFLEQKRGHILNMSSVAGLNTGASSGVYSATKFFIRGITESLRKEVGVSNGIQVSMISPGVIDTGWADKVNNSEGKKAAKELNEIAIKPEQIADAVAYALNTPQELTINDIVIHPTRQGW encoded by the coding sequence ATGCCATTAAATAAAGAGACCGTCACAATTATTACCGGAGCATCATCCGGTATTGGCGAAGCCACTGCTCGCAAGTTAGCGAAGTCAGGCTCGCGTATAATTCTGGCAGCACGTAATGAAGATAAATTAAAAAAAATAGCAGATGAGATTAATGCAAATGGCGGGCATGCGGAGTTTCGAGTTACTGATGTAACGAATATAAAGGATGTGATTCAGTTAAGTGAAGGTATCAAAAAAAGGTATGGCCGCATAGATCATCTTATCAACAATGCTGGATTGATGTTGTTTTCTGACTGGGCAGACATAGCTGTCGATGACTGGAATAAAATGATTGATACCAACATTCATGGCTACCTGAACGCAATTGCCGCCACGCTTCCCGTTTTTCTGGAGCAAAAGCGCGGTCATATCCTGAATATGAGTTCGGTCGCGGGGCTGAATACAGGTGCATCCAGTGGGGTTTACAGTGCAACCAAGTTCTTTATCCGTGGCATCACTGAAAGCCTGCGAAAGGAGGTTGGCGTATCAAATGGCATTCAGGTATCCATGATTAGCCCTGGCGTTATCGATACGGGTTGGGCCGATAAGGTTAATAATAGTGAAGGCAAAAAAGCTGCAAAGGAACTTAATGAAATTGCTATTAAACCTGAACAGATCGCTGATGCTGTTGCTTATGCGCTTAATACCCCCCAAGAACTGACCATCAACGACATCGTAATCCATCCTACGCGTCAGGGCTGGTGA
- a CDS encoding nitroreductase family protein: protein MVERNVRFFGAPHVALLFIPAVGDNVRVASNAGMYDQIFLLSLAARGYAGVPQAMLSYFSQTVRRLLNVPEGFRLLYDISFAIPDKTHPSPSYRERRVSLDESVVLHQ, encoded by the coding sequence ATGGTTGAGCGTAATGTGAGATTTTTCGGCGCGCCTCATGTTGCCCTGCTGTTCATTCCTGCTGTAGGGGACAACGTTCGTGTAGCCTCGAACGCCGGTATGTATGACCAGATATTCCTGCTTTCCCTGGCAGCTCGCGGTTACGCAGGCGTTCCACAGGCAATGCTGAGTTATTTTTCCCAAACAGTGCGTAGGCTATTGAATGTTCCTGAAGGTTTCAGGCTGCTTTACGATATTTCTTTTGCGATCCCAGATAAAACGCATCCCTCCCCGAGTTACAGAGAAAGGCGGGTATCTCTGGACGAAAGTGTCGTCTTACATCAATAA
- a CDS encoding glycoside hydrolase family 28 protein, producing MNKSLLALICCGAISSFMVQAAPASCAPESFGGKGDGKTLNTRAIQQAIQQCSERGGGTVTISPGVWLSGPLQLKSNITLQIDKGATLKASNQEGTFVQAFIGHPARANEAFIFASDVHNVTITGGGTLDGDGEKSWWPEALKIRAEVRSGNTKAFTDRFPGIPLANGAPRPWFVEFNNVIGGKLEQLHLKNSPMWNIVIRNSADIDVHDVSIDNPTTSPNTDGMDIVSSRNVTVSKMDIHTGDDNIAIKSGLVPGTAAPSQDITVRDSIMRDGHGISVGSETANGIGRVTVSNVTFINTENGVRIKSARDRGNTIGPLVADHLTMTNVATPILVTNSYSGQSGAKGNTLISALDNAPVTATTPKISGVNISNLTATNADHAMIFSGLPESAVQNVSLHHINIEAKHGVQARYVNGTGDDVHIKTQQGPVLEQGPQTALKFN from the coding sequence ATGAATAAATCTCTGCTGGCATTGATCTGCTGTGGTGCCATTTCATCCTTTATGGTGCAGGCTGCACCGGCATCCTGTGCTCCTGAATCTTTTGGCGGTAAAGGCGATGGCAAAACCCTGAATACGCGCGCTATCCAACAGGCAATTCAACAATGCAGTGAACGCGGCGGCGGCACGGTAACGATTTCTCCGGGCGTATGGCTCAGTGGACCATTGCAGCTAAAAAGTAACATCACGCTCCAGATTGATAAAGGCGCAACACTGAAAGCGAGCAACCAGGAAGGCACGTTTGTGCAGGCTTTTATTGGCCACCCGGCACGGGCGAACGAAGCCTTTATTTTTGCCAGTGATGTGCACAATGTAACAATAACCGGCGGAGGGACGCTGGATGGTGACGGTGAAAAGAGCTGGTGGCCGGAGGCGCTGAAAATCCGGGCTGAAGTCCGCAGCGGTAATACTAAAGCCTTTACGGATCGTTTCCCTGGTATTCCGCTGGCAAACGGCGCGCCTCGCCCATGGTTTGTTGAATTTAATAATGTTATCGGCGGCAAGCTTGAACAACTGCATCTGAAGAACTCACCCATGTGGAATATTGTTATCCGCAATAGCGCCGATATTGACGTGCATGACGTCAGTATTGATAACCCGACTACCTCGCCGAATACTGACGGTATGGATATTGTCTCGTCACGCAATGTGACTGTCTCGAAGATGGATATCCATACGGGAGATGACAACATTGCCATCAAATCGGGTCTGGTGCCGGGAACCGCTGCACCTTCGCAAGATATTACCGTACGTGATTCGATCATGCGCGACGGCCACGGTATCTCGGTCGGCAGTGAAACCGCTAACGGCATTGGTCGCGTGACGGTCAGTAATGTCACCTTTATCAATACCGAAAACGGGGTACGCATTAAATCCGCACGGGATCGTGGCAACACCATCGGTCCGCTGGTCGCCGACCATCTGACGATGACGAATGTCGCCACACCGATTCTGGTGACCAACAGCTACAGTGGGCAGTCCGGAGCCAAAGGCAACACGCTCATTTCCGCGCTGGATAACGCGCCGGTTACGGCGACAACGCCTAAAATCAGCGGCGTCAATATTTCGAATCTCACCGCCACCAACGCGGATCACGCCATGATTTTTAGCGGGTTACCGGAATCTGCCGTGCAAAATGTCTCACTTCACCATATAAATATTGAGGCAAAACATGGCGTGCAGGCACGCTATGTGAATGGCACAGGAGATGACGTACATATCAAAACCCAGCAGGGTCCCGTGCTGGAACAAGGCCCACAAACGGCGCTTAAATTTAACTGA
- a CDS encoding MBL fold metallo-hydrolase, which translates to MKIRYLGWAGIEIDFEDHTLLIDYIQDTSSILSDVQFPTPLRQGKATAALVTHLHSDHADPVALSVALADGAPVFRPEATPGSGDDLKWTAKAERQFRELKLNTILTTSWEWQEAGPFKIMSGPSVDGLGDPQCCWIVKAGDKCIIHAGDTVNHGYWWALARKAGRIDIAFLPINGAVVELPHLQPPSPYNATMLPEEAAMAAHILGASTVVPIHHTELHRPGIYEEAPNAIERLSAKAAELGIAAHIVERGEWICME; encoded by the coding sequence ATGAAGATACGTTACCTCGGATGGGCTGGTATTGAGATTGATTTTGAAGATCATACTCTTCTAATTGACTATATCCAGGATACATCCTCGATCCTCTCTGATGTACAATTTCCAACTCCGCTGCGTCAGGGAAAAGCCACTGCAGCACTGGTCACTCATTTGCATTCCGATCACGCAGATCCTGTTGCATTATCAGTTGCTCTGGCTGATGGTGCACCCGTGTTCAGGCCTGAGGCCACGCCGGGATCGGGCGATGATCTCAAATGGACAGCAAAAGCTGAACGGCAATTTCGTGAATTAAAATTAAATACGATATTAACAACATCGTGGGAGTGGCAAGAGGCAGGTCCCTTCAAGATTATGTCTGGGCCCTCTGTTGATGGCCTTGGGGATCCTCAATGCTGCTGGATAGTTAAGGCCGGCGACAAATGCATAATACATGCCGGGGACACCGTTAATCATGGCTATTGGTGGGCGCTGGCACGTAAAGCGGGCCGCATAGATATTGCTTTTTTGCCAATCAACGGTGCTGTCGTCGAGCTTCCCCATCTTCAGCCGCCGAGCCCTTACAATGCAACAATGTTGCCTGAAGAAGCCGCCATGGCTGCACACATTTTAGGTGCATCTACAGTTGTTCCAATTCATCACACCGAACTTCACCGACCCGGGATATATGAAGAAGCTCCCAATGCGATTGAGCGGCTTTCTGCAAAAGCAGCAGAGTTGGGAATAGCAGCGCATATTGTTGAACGTGGGGAATGGATTTGTATGGAATAA
- a CDS encoding LysR family transcriptional regulator gives MDRFEAMTMFVKVAEQGNFSAAARALNVPLPTLSRKISDLETLLGAQLLIRTTRKLTLTDTGEVYLSAARRILDQVNEAERQAAGEFSKPKGELIVTAPIMFGRIYVLPVVTQFLAAFPEISIRLVLSDSTLDLIDKQIDIALRIGHLPDSSMIATRIGSIRTVICASTSLLAEFGTPQHPSDLSQWPVVIVNNAAMPEFSWRFYEKDSSVFIDTVISPRLAITTSESAIKAAEHSVGAIRTLHYQVIDALDSGTLRIILDKHESHPLPVHLIHTSIGQMPLKVRCFLDFAAPILRARLFELAERND, from the coding sequence ATGGATCGCTTTGAAGCCATGACTATGTTCGTAAAAGTGGCAGAGCAGGGAAATTTTTCTGCTGCCGCACGGGCACTCAATGTTCCATTGCCGACGCTTAGTCGAAAAATATCGGACCTCGAAACACTGTTGGGTGCGCAACTGCTTATTCGCACCACGCGTAAATTGACGCTTACCGACACGGGGGAGGTCTATTTGTCTGCTGCGCGCCGGATCCTTGACCAGGTCAATGAGGCTGAGCGGCAAGCGGCAGGCGAGTTTTCTAAACCTAAAGGGGAGCTGATAGTCACGGCGCCCATCATGTTTGGTCGGATATATGTGTTGCCAGTCGTGACCCAGTTCCTGGCTGCGTTTCCCGAAATAAGTATCCGTCTGGTTTTGTCTGACAGTACTCTGGATTTGATAGACAAACAGATAGACATTGCGTTACGTATTGGCCATTTGCCTGACAGTTCAATGATAGCGACGAGAATTGGATCGATACGTACTGTCATCTGTGCAAGCACTTCGTTGTTGGCTGAGTTCGGCACGCCCCAACACCCCTCAGATTTGTCTCAATGGCCTGTGGTGATAGTCAATAACGCTGCGATGCCAGAGTTTTCCTGGCGCTTTTATGAAAAGGACTCAAGTGTATTCATTGATACCGTGATTTCTCCTCGACTTGCCATAACGACGTCAGAGTCTGCAATAAAGGCAGCGGAGCATAGTGTCGGCGCCATAAGAACGCTTCATTACCAGGTCATTGATGCTCTGGATAGCGGAACACTACGTATTATTCTTGATAAACATGAAAGTCACCCTTTGCCTGTTCATCTTATTCATACATCGATAGGACAAATGCCCTTAAAAGTGCGGTGTTTTCTCGACTTTGCCGCGCCAATATTAAGGGCAAGGTTATTTGAGCTTGCTGAAAGAAATGATTAG
- a CDS encoding TetR/AcrR family transcriptional regulator — protein sequence MAKMGRPRTFDRDEAIRQAMYLFWQYGYESTSLALLKANIGNGITAPSFYAAFGSKEALFEEVVDCYASTYGQVNDCLWDDSLNPREATELALRRSAKMQTDQGHPGGCLIVLSINTCSPGHEHIYQILKARRTRTREGFLKCVLRAVDSGELAATTDARALAIYLHSFETGMSTEARDGVTSQELDASVSFAMKAWDANSLLSNN from the coding sequence ATGGCTAAGATGGGACGTCCGCGAACATTCGATCGTGATGAAGCAATTCGTCAGGCAATGTACCTTTTTTGGCAGTATGGCTATGAGTCCACTTCGCTTGCCTTGCTTAAGGCAAATATCGGTAACGGGATAACGGCACCAAGCTTTTATGCAGCATTTGGTTCAAAAGAGGCACTGTTTGAAGAAGTCGTTGATTGCTATGCGTCAACTTATGGTCAGGTTAATGATTGCCTCTGGGATGACAGTCTCAACCCGCGTGAGGCTACTGAACTGGCGTTACGCCGTTCAGCTAAAATGCAGACAGACCAGGGGCATCCAGGCGGCTGTCTTATCGTGTTATCTATTAATACCTGTTCGCCCGGGCACGAGCATATCTATCAGATTCTTAAAGCACGACGCACCCGTACCCGCGAAGGATTCCTCAAGTGCGTCCTTAGAGCAGTTGATTCGGGCGAGCTGGCCGCGACTACTGATGCACGGGCGCTGGCCATATATTTGCACAGCTTTGAGACCGGCATGTCAACTGAAGCGCGTGATGGCGTAACCAGCCAAGAACTTGATGCCTCAGTCTCATTTGCGATGAAAGCCTGGGACGCAAATAGTTTGCTAAGTAATAATTGA